Proteins from a single region of Pseudomonas fulva:
- a CDS encoding response regulator — protein MKLLVVEDEALLRHHLYTRLGEQGHVVDAVANAEEALYRVDEYHHDLAVIDLGLPGISGLDLIRQLRSRDKTFPILILTARGNWQDKVEGLASGADDYVVKPFQFEELEARLNALLRRSSGFIQSTIEAGPLLLDMNRKQALIDGAGMGLTAYEYRILEYLMRHHQQVVPKERLIEQLYPDDEERDPNVIEVLVGRLRRKLESCNGFKPIETVRGQGYLFTERCR, from the coding sequence ATGAAATTGCTGGTCGTGGAGGATGAAGCGCTGCTGCGCCATCATCTCTATACCCGACTCGGCGAACAAGGCCACGTGGTGGACGCGGTCGCCAACGCCGAGGAGGCGCTGTATCGCGTCGATGAATACCACCATGACCTGGCGGTGATCGATCTCGGTCTGCCAGGTATCAGCGGTCTGGATCTGATCCGTCAGTTGCGCAGCCGCGACAAGACCTTTCCCATCCTGATTCTCACCGCCCGCGGCAACTGGCAGGACAAGGTCGAGGGCCTGGCTTCCGGTGCCGACGATTACGTGGTCAAACCCTTCCAGTTCGAAGAGCTCGAGGCACGCCTCAATGCGCTGCTGCGCCGCTCCTCCGGCTTTATCCAGTCGACCATCGAAGCAGGCCCCCTGTTGCTCGACATGAACCGCAAGCAGGCGCTGATCGATGGCGCGGGCATGGGCCTGACCGCCTACGAATACCGCATCCTCGAGTACCTGATGCGCCACCATCAGCAGGTGGTGCCCAAGGAGCGGCTGATCGAGCAACTGTATCCCGATGACGAGGAGCGCGATCCCAACGTCATCGAAGTGCTGGTCGGCCGCCTGCGCCGCAAGCTGGAAAGCTGCAACGGCTTCAAACCGATCGAAACGGTGCGTGGCCAGGGCTATCTGTTCACCGAGCGCTGCCGGTGA
- a CDS encoding outer membrane protein, translating into MKATLTKLALATSLVVGAASTAHADNNFAGFTWGQTSNNIQKSSALNANLGDPNFDGVINNTSTWGVRAGQQNDVGRYYATYEYISGSNDGLKLRQQNLLGSYDAFLPLNENGTKLFGGGTLGLVKLEQNSPGVSRDTNVGYAAGLQAGLLQEVNENASIEGGYRYLRTNASTEFAPHGEGKVGSLDLHSSGQWYLGANYKF; encoded by the coding sequence ATGAAAGCGACTCTGACCAAACTGGCTCTGGCAACTTCCCTGGTCGTCGGCGCTGCGTCCACTGCCCATGCCGACAACAACTTCGCCGGCTTCACCTGGGGCCAGACCAGCAACAACATCCAGAAGTCCTCGGCGCTGAATGCCAACCTGGGTGATCCGAACTTCGACGGTGTGATCAACAACACCAGCACCTGGGGCGTGCGCGCCGGTCAGCAGAACGACGTCGGCCGTTACTACGCCACCTATGAATACATCTCCGGCAGCAACGATGGCCTCAAGCTGCGCCAGCAGAATCTGCTCGGCAGCTACGACGCCTTCCTGCCGCTGAACGAGAACGGCACCAAGCTGTTCGGCGGTGGCACCCTGGGTCTGGTCAAGCTGGAGCAGAACAGCCCCGGTGTCTCGCGTGACACCAATGTCGGGTATGCTGCCGGCTTGCAGGCAGGCCTGCTGCAGGAAGTCAACGAGAACGCCTCCATCGAAGGCGGCTACCGTTACCTGCGCACCAATGCCAGCACCGAATTCGCCCCGCACGGCGAAGGCAAGGTCGGCTCCCTCGATCTGCATAGCAGCGGGCAGTGGTACCTGGGTGCCAACTACAAGTTCTAA
- the napE gene encoding periplasmic nitrate reductase, NapE protein translates to MPSPSEDTGGKRRERRLFVFLVIFLFPLLSVALVGAYGFAVWFLQMLFGPPGPLN, encoded by the coding sequence ATGCCCAGCCCATCCGAAGACACCGGGGGCAAACGCCGCGAACGCCGGTTGTTTGTGTTCCTGGTGATATTCCTCTTCCCGCTGCTTTCCGTGGCCCTCGTCGGCGCCTACGGCTTCGCCGTGTGGTTCCTGCAGATGCTCTTCGGCCCGCCCGGCCCGCTCAACTGA
- a CDS encoding chaperone NapD, producing the protein MDAPLHIASFIVHARPEQLDAVLANLRLLDDLDVHQHSPEGKAVVVIEAVDETLILQRIDQVNALPGVLNAALIYHECLTPEGAAQ; encoded by the coding sequence ATGGACGCCCCCCTGCACATCGCCAGCTTCATCGTGCATGCCCGCCCCGAGCAGCTCGATGCGGTACTCGCCAACCTGCGCCTGCTCGACGATCTGGACGTGCACCAGCACAGCCCGGAAGGCAAGGCGGTGGTGGTGATCGAGGCGGTCGACGAAACACTCATTCTGCAGCGTATCGACCAGGTCAACGCGCTGCCGGGCGTGCTCAACGCCGCGCTGATCTACCACGAATGCCTCACCCCGGAAGGAGCCGCTCAATGA